Proteins from a genomic interval of Polyodon spathula isolate WHYD16114869_AA chromosome 1, ASM1765450v1, whole genome shotgun sequence:
- the spry1 gene encoding protein sprouty homolog 1, translated as MEPQSPHGNGGSLVVIQQPSSDSRPRFAYERGIQQTAILSLDQIKTIRSSNEYTEGPSMVRKPAPRIAPRPEKHERTHEIILINVNNNYEHRSSTQPGNAGLQYNARVPVLSRSTSTGSAASSGSSSSASSEQGLLGRSPATRPSPAHRTDKPVRTQPKSSASLGDKLKSSGKEENTKHQFICEQCGKCKCGECTAPRTLPSCLACNSQCLCSAESMVEYGTCMCLVKGIFYHCSNDDEGDLCVDNPCSLSQSHCCSRFMCMGLMSMVLPCLLCYPPVKGCVKMCQGCYDWVNRPGCRCKNSNTVYCKLESCPSQSQAKPS; from the coding sequence ATGGAGCCCCAAAGTCCACATGGCAATGGCGGTTCATTAGTTGTGATACAGCAGCCTTCCTCGGACAGCAGACCAAGGTTTGCCTATGAAAGAGGGATTCAGCAAACAGCCATTCTCTCACTGGACCAAATCAAGACTATCCGGTCAAGCAATGAGTACACAGAGGGTCCTTCTATGGTGAGAAAGCCTGCTCCCAGGATAGCTCCAAGGCCAGAGAAGCACGAAAGGACTCATGAAATCATACTGATCAATGTGAATAATAACTATGAACATCGTTCTTCTACCCAGCCAGGAAATGCGGGTCTGCAGTATAATGCTAGGGTGCCTGTATTGAGTAGGTCCACCAGCACGGGGAGTGCAGCAAGTTCAGGGAGCAGCAGTAGTGCCTCTTCAGAACAGGGTCTACTAGGGCGCTCACCAGCAACAAGGCCTAGCCCGGCCCACCGAACGGACAAGCCAGTTCGAACACAGCCCAAGTCTTCTGCTTCATTAGGGGACAAGCTTAAAAGTTCAGGgaaagaggaaaacacaaaacatcagTTTATCTGTGAACAGTGTGGCAAGTGTAAATGTGGTGAGTGCACAGCACCGAGGACTCTCCCTTCCTGCCTGGCTTGTAACAGCCAGTGTTTATGCTCAGCAGAGAGCATGGTGGAGTATGGCACGTGTATGTGCTTGGTCAAAGGGATTTTTTACCACTGTTCAAATGATGATGAAGGGGACTTGTGTGTGGACAATCCTTGCTCCCTATCCCAGTCACACTGCTGCTCAAGGTTCATGTGTATGGGATTAATGTCTATGGTGTTGCCTTGTTTACTCTGCTACCCTCCAGTCAAAGGGTGTGTTAAGATGTGCCAGGGCTGCTATGACTGGGTGAACAGGCCTGGGTGCCGGTGTAAGAACTCCAATACTGTTTATTGCAAACTGGAGAGCTGCCCCTCACAGAGCCAAGCCAAACCCTCATGA